GAAGGGACCTTTGAGGCAACGGTTGTGGTTGGTGCTGCAGTGGGGTCAGAAGGATCTTTCACACTGAAGGGATTAGGGAGCCCGGGGTAGAAGTAGTAAGGGCCCATcatctgctgctgttgttgctgaggAACCTTGGAGGCCATAGTTGTTGCTTCAGTGGTCGGTGCTGCAGTGGTTGCTGAGGGATCCTTCATATTGAAGGGGTTGGGGAGCCCTTGATAGATACCATAAGGATTCACCATCTGcatctgctgctgttgttgcagtTGCTCTTGCTGTGAAGGAACCTTGGAAGCCACAGTTGGTGCCTCAGTGGCCGGTGCCGCACTAGTTGCAGAGGGATCCATCACAGAGAGGGAGTTGTAGTATCCAGAGTAGAAAATAGGATGCATCAtcatctgctgctgctgggcaggaACCTTGGAGGCCATATTTGTTGCTTCAGTGGTCGGTGCCACAGTGGTTGCAGAAGGATCTTTCACAGCATGGGGGTTGTAGTAGTAGCCAGGGTGGAAAAAGTAAGGAtgcatcagctgctgctgctgttgttgttgtgcaggGTCCTTGGAAGCCATAGTTGTTGCTTCGGTGGTCGGTGCTGCAGTGGTTGCAGAAGGATCCTTCATACCGAAGGGGTTGGGGAGCCCATGATAGAGCAAGTAAGGGTTCACCATCTGcatctgctgctgttgttgcagtTGCTCTTGCTGTGAAGGGACCTTGGAGGCCACAGTTGTTGCTTCAGTGGTCGGTGCTGCAGTGGTTGCAGAAGGATCTTTCACAGCATGGGGGTTGTAGTAGTAGCCAGGGACAAAGTAAGGACGCAtcagctgctgctgttgttgtgcaGGGTCCTTGGAAGCCATAGTTGTTGCTTCGGTGGTCTGTGCTGCAGTGGTTGCAGAAGGATCCTTCATACCGAAGGGGTTGGGGAGCCCATGATAGAGCAAGTAAGGGTTCACCAGCTGCTGCTGCATATTCTGCGCCTGCTGCATATTCTCAGATGGCTTTGCTGCAGTGGCTTGAGCTTCAGACGCAGGTGGTGTGACTGAGTGAGAGGGGAAATTCATCATCAACTGTTGCAAATCTTGTTGAACTTGAGAAGGCTCTTTTGGATTGTTTTTTGAAGGCATTGTTGGGGCCACAGTCTCCTTTTCAGTTTGAGTTCCTGGGCTCACAGGACACGACAGGGTCACTGGATTGCCATGCCACGTCATCTGAAGCAAGTTGTTTCCATGCTGGAGAACAAAATCAGTTGAAGACACAGCACAATTGTCAATATTAGCttcaaaataacttcaagaaCTAGACAAATAGAACCATTAAATACCAATAAGTTCATTCTTGTGTCCAAGGTTCTttaaaaaaggtacactgtgcaggaaatggtcaaaaaaggtactgcaactatgctgctcattgaaacggggctgcctatggccaaatgtgatcttttgatgaaagtttactgagtaataaactaatattttctaatatggcccaagtacagtcatttttgcacctacaaatggctatttctggacattcaaaatggcagaccatggagaagatcgcccttttcatgtatggttataagtattcatgaaagaggtaacattagtgaatgggttgcatgaagtctggaaataaacaattaatcttacagtgtacctttaaactgcCATAATCTTGAAAGTCACAACATACCTGATTCATCACATCACAACCATTGTACGGGACAAGAAAGACAAAGCCAAACTGGGTCCTTTGCACAGAGTATCCACAGTCCCCAGGCAGCTGGTTTAATGAGAGCGGTGTGCCtgctggagagatggaggagaaaccatttgctacgtttacatgacatctCATTCGGAattaatttaattctgaatgaagctcaattccgctttgaaaacaccaggtaaacacttcacaattaggAATTAAATAAAAGCTCAAAGTAAACTTGTCTGAACCATTTAAttgtgaattattaattctgaattaaaaacgccATTTAAACGTAGCCATGGTGTTGGGAGTCACAGTCACTGATGCAAGATGTGAAATTAAGGCCTACATACCTCTATTTAATAGAAGAGATGAGAAACCTGGACCTTGAGCACAAAACTTCATGAAATCGTTAGTGCACAACACAGTTGGCTGCATACGATCGAAGGCTGCCTTTGAAGAACTGGAGTCGGCACCATTTTCACCCATAGATTTTACAACCATAGGAGAGTCAGCTTGCATTTCTTCGTCCACATTCCTCTTTCCATCTAGTTCAATTCCCTCATTCCTGAAATGCTGACCTCCAAATGCTTCTTCTTGGCCAAATGTTATCGTCCCCTTCCAAACATCACTTGGTTTGTTCTCACCTTGCAGTTCATGTCTGTTCTTAATTCGAAGGCTTACACAACACGTTCGATCAAAATAAAGTAAGCTGAGACAGAAATTTAAAAGAAAAACCTGTTCTGTTGTTTTGAGCCTCATGTCTGCCTGTTGTTTCTGCAGGGAGTAACCTGCAAAACTCTTAAATGTTTAAAAAGAGCAAAGGTGTATGCAGTTTCAAATCAAGACAGGAAGTTGCTTACCACCTTCCTAATTTAACAGATGGTACAGCTGATGTGCAACTTAAGTAATCAAGCTTTGTCACTCTGTGACCAATCAAAATCAGTGTCTTCATCAGCGAGTGGATGGTTGGATAATTAAAGATCATTTACGTGTCAGACTGCAGTCAGCTGCATGCATGGTTGATTGCTTTTGGTATCATGTAACCTCTGACATTCTGCTATTAGAAATTGAATATTGAGGCCTTaagagctgtttccacgtagccggatgttttaaaatgtggatatttttctcCTGTTCAGCTGAAAATGCAACTTGAGGATAAAAATAGAAACTCCAGTATCAGATAACAGGTGCagtttagccccctaaatgggatatttttaaagctggATTTTTTATATCTGGTTTTTAAAACTCTGCccacgtggaaacggaaggccaaaatcaatgtaaacaggagaaaaaatatccacttttaaaaatatccggctacgtgGAAATAACACCTTAGAAGTTTCACCAAGCCATTGGTAAAAATGGATGACTTCATAGTTGGTCATAACTTTGGCCGTCTGATAGAAATGATTTCACACATTAAATTATTTCTTTAACAGGTAAAACAAAGAATTGGCTGGTACCTCCTGAAAAACACTCTTAATAAAGGAAACATCTTGGGTATGCTAGATATCTTATTTACCCCAGTCTTATTTATCCattctcttaaagggacactgtatgagatttttagttgtttatttccagaattcatgctgcccattcactaatgttacctttttcatgaatactcaccaccaccatcaaattctaagtattcattatgactggaaaaattgcacttttcatacatgaaaagggggatcttctccatggtccgccattttgaatttccaaaaacagccaattttagctgcaaaaatgactgcactcggaccatactagcaaatatttgtttattacttagtaaacattcatgtaaagatgaaatttggcaatatgcagcccagtttcaatgagcagcatagttgcagtaccttttttgaccatttcctgcacagcgtcCCTTTAATAGTGATGGATAATAAATATAATACTGCTTTTTTAAATTCATTAAACCTTTTCACATTATCTTTTGCTTTCAGAACCTCCTTCAATTTTGTTATATTATCGAACAGCTATGAGCTGTCTCCCTATTCCCCTCTCAATCCTTATGTAGTGACCTATTACTTCCTGAGATTGTTGTTCATTGTCAATGGCGACAATCAACAACAGACTTTTAGACTTTACACTGAGAGACTGCAACTGTGCCAAGTGGGAGACAGAACACTGACTACAGCCTATTCATTCTTTTCAATCAATACAGAGCATATCAGGGGATGTATGGATCCCAGTTTTCAACCATTTTCTTTGATACAGCCATAACCCATTTAATCTCAACTTGCAGATTTGTATTATAAGATGGATATCATCAGCCTGAAAATGTCCGAATCATCTGCTGTTCTCCACGAAGAGAGGAGCAAAATTGAGAAAAGACAGACAACCATGGAGGTAGGTGTGACATTGAGATAATTGAACACTTGGGTTAAACTTGAAGCAAAACATTACCAAGAGTGCTAGCAAGTCGAATGAGATAAGGATACCTTTGTCACTTAGTGTACTTAGTAGTccttagtggtgtggattggcactgccctcacaatccgattcgatcacgattcgggaggtagcaatccgattcaattctacaatgcattgcaatgcattacatttctactgaaagcaaagcaaatgtttcatcagtcatgataaggcaaaaagtagtcagatactgagcaacaatttattggctgttttctggatcagtctggatcagtctgtatcagtcttgcaatgctttgaagtacttttatttaatttaacattaatttgctctcaaaatatccacggaagtaattgaaacattAAAAAATTGCCgtatcgatcctggaacttgccgcattgaattggatcgtccatgcaccgcattggattggatcgccgaatcgatcattgttgacaccactagtagtcCTGCTCTACCCTCTCATATGCCtatatttgtggtgtaattagTAGGctcacatatctgtgtgtgtgctatttacGTCATGTTGATGTGCTACAGATCCTTCATTCACTGACATCTGTCCCACATGGATATCCAGGGATTCTCAGATACAAGGGAGAATATCAAGAGAACAACGTGGACCGACACAATGCACAAGTAAATTATTTGTGCACATTGTCTTCAAAATTGTAATAAAAATTCACCATTTAATTCAGAACACTATTATTTAAGAGAGAAGAAATGGTTAAAATAagttttgtaaaaaaaagaaaaaggtaatTATTGGTTTAAGTGCAAATTATTGGTCAAACatcacattggctacgtttacatgagacatttaatttggaattaactcactttaattctgaaaaaAGCTTCATTCCactttaaaaatgtcatgtaaacacatgacaattcagaattaaagtaaatccgactgaactatttaattctgaatttttCATTTgtaattaaaatcgtcatgtaaacgtagccattgttggGAATTACTTTGGCAGTTTTGAGACATGTGTATCTTTGCCTCAGGAGGGGCCAAGGTCTTCAAGTGAGTTGTGTGAGTTCTGCTGTAGGAAAGCCTGGCCTCCTATGCATCCACCCTTCAGAAGCTCAGAGGTCAGTGGTCTCCGAAGCACACGAGGAacattactctactctattacacACTACTgtgatgaggtcaaaggtcaaccaGATGCTGTTGATACACCCTGTATCTACCAGAGCCGTCTATTCATCTAGATTCTACAGCTGCCCAAAGTGATGTAAAAATATacaacagccagggccgctgacaacatttgttgggcccaggacgaagtcatctgaaaggggcaaatacatagggcctacattgtaatggggacccaattctgggccccctaatCCCCCCCATGGATTTGTTTTAAAGACTTGAAGAGTTGTTTTGGTTTTGCTTCCTAGGAGTTTTGTTGTGCTGAATATGGGCGGTTGTTTGACATGGTTGCCAGGGAGAGTGGTGGGGCATGGAATGGACCAGATGAACCGCCCGAGTCGATGGCCCATATTGCTCATGTCAttgtgaaggagaaggaggagctaCGAGCAAGAACCGGTGCTCTGGAGGAGAGCAGGTTGCTAAAGACCCCAGACCTTTAGCTTGATGTATAAAGTGAAATGACTGCACTTTATATGTTTACAATAGTATATAAGCCACTTTCTCGGAAAACATTCCCTTCTCCAATGAGCCGTTAGCATTTTCACAAAAGGCATATTAGACAATGAACATATGATGTCCTCCTCTGCCCCTGTAATGTACATGTTTGTGTTCTCTCCTGCAGAAGACAGCAAAAAGCAATGGAGCAGTATTACAATGAGGCAAAGCACTTGCATACAAACACCCATGCTTCTGACCACTGTATGTATGCTGTAGCACATACGGCCAATAACGGTCATAACGTATTTTTGACCATTTACAAAGGATTAATGTAATTTAAGATTACATCGATCTAGTACATGGGAGTAGAATTGTATACACATACTGACTTTCCAATCTTAAAATGCTGTTGTCGGACAGTAGTACCATGTCGAGAAATGTGTTGCCATCCTAAGACAGTTATATTGAATTGTGGTTATAACATGTGTCAGTAGAACTTCATTGTGCACCGCTTTTTTTCAGACatatcacacacaaatacagttgcATTCCGTCTCTCTGACGGCCTATTCAGAGAAGACACGCAGACAGATGCAGAATTGGAATCCAGAACATTTTTAGAGGAACCATGTGCATATGAATACAGTGTTTCAAAGCATCAGGTAGGTTAAGGCGGTCATTTTTGCTTAGTTTatgagttttattttatttcttgaaTATGTGATATATGACTCTCTCAAAATCTTGTCTCTCTTTCAGGAAATAATGACATTTACAGAGAAGTATTATTCTAATGGAAAAAAGTTTCTCACTGTGTTTCCGGATGGTTCAATGCAAGTTTTGTATCCTTTTGCTTAACACCAGTGTGACCGCAATCTCCTGTACATTGCTGGTGGTTTACCTGTAGTGCCTGTGTCCATGGAGTCCAACAAGATTGATTCCTATGACTGATTTAGATACCCTTCAGGGAACCTGGCTTTGGTCATCTCCAGTGGGGTTGAAAGAGTTTGTATCATTCAGGATGACCAATCACTAAAGCCATCCATAATAGGCATCTTCCAATCAAATGGAAGGGCCACATGTTACCACAGTGGAGGCACCATATGGTGAGTCACtgaggcaaaagaaaccccatcTAGAGTATATAATTCAATCTATACACTGCGTTTGAGGTCAAATACAGActagtgcatgtttgtgcatctgtggaACACTTTTTTTCCCAAAAGAAGTTGTGCTTTTGTTATTGGTATAAGAGGCCATTTGACAAAACAGTAATGTTTTTTTGCAGAAAGAGGTAGTTATGCGTAGAATCACAAGTTGGGGACGTGGACGCTGCACCATATTACATTATCTATCTAGAAAACACAAATATATTCAATAGCATTGAActgaagtcataaaatgttttgaaaatatttgGTTACCCATGCTAGACAGCATTTTGCTCATGTAAGCCTGTGTATATATCATTTGGTTATGTTTATTGTCCTTAACAACTGTAAGCGAAAAGTTGTCTGGCACGCGATTATTTAACGTTCATCGTCTATTGCAAATGACATTGATGTAATCTTGCCTTCTTCTACCAGGTTGAACATGAACATGTGGGGAGGGCAATGCCTAAGCCCAGAGGGAGAAAGAACAAAAAGATGGTACTGGAGCCAGTCCGCTCACATACCCACCCCTCTCAGCCCCATCTTCCTGTCTCTGAACAAAAATGTCGGCGTGAGGGTACTAGGACAGCAGCGGGCGTTTGTGTCTTTCCTTGCCATGGGACGACAAGCCAAATTCAAAGTAGGGGCCACACTGCAAGTAAGGGGCCACGGCCACACCTTTGTAAGCTTTGTAACCGCATGAGAGAACATTTGAGCCTGGCATCACCAATCATTAACAAAACACGACATGATTAATTTCCCCATCTGTCTGCTTCCTCACAGGTAAAAGAATATGCAACTACTGCTCCCCCAAAACTGATTTCAACAGAGGAACTGCTTCTC
This genomic interval from Engraulis encrasicolus isolate BLACKSEA-1 chromosome 16, IST_EnEncr_1.0, whole genome shotgun sequence contains the following:
- the LOC134465229 gene encoding uncharacterized protein LOC134465229, producing MRLKTTEQVFLLNFCLSLLYFDRTCCVSLRIKNRHELQGENKPSDVWKGTITFGQEEAFGGQHFRNEGIELDGKRNVDEEMQADSPMVVKSMGENGADSSSSKAAFDRMQPTVLCTNDFMKFCAQGPGFSSLLLNRAGTPLSLNQLPGDCGYSVQRTQFGFVFLVPYNGCDVMNQHGNNLLQMTWHGNPVTLSCPVSPGTQTEKETVAPTMPSKNNPKEPSQVQQDLQQLMMNFPSHSVTPPASEAQATAAKPSENMQQAQNMQQQLVNPYLLYHGLPNPFGMKDPSATTAAQTTEATTMASKDPAQQQQQLMRPYFVPGYYYNPHAVKDPSATTAAPTTEATTVASKVPSQQEQLQQQQQMQMVNPYLLYHGLPNPFGMKDPSATTAAPTTEATTMASKDPAQQQQQQQLMHPYFFHPGYYYNPHAVKDPSATTVAPTTEATNMASKVPAQQQQMMMHPIFYSGYYNSLSVMDPSATSAAPATEAPTVASKVPSQQEQLQQQQQMQMVNPYGIYQGLPNPFNMKDPSATTAAPTTEATTMASKVPQQQQQQMMGPYYFYPGLPNPFSVKDPSDPTAAPTTTVASKVPSPQQQQQQLMSHFLIYPAYNHQTVKDPSATTAAPTTGATSSPGKGHSQQQQQQQQQQPPHYYYYSSYFNPVPMKNPSATAAPTMPPTAVPQQQQQQQLMQQLMQQQQQAMQQKPQQQQQQVMQPQQQQQVMQQQQQQLMQQLMQQQQQAMQQKPQQQQQQVMQQPQQQLMQQYWYPSPNHPLPGKDTMVTTAAPTTTASKIPPQEQQQQQFMNPYQIFNQYPQYTPSKIPGSTAAPATTPQSQNQVDTSNFRPFFIRYLNPSDINRPQQAKSKSWTQVFSHNYPFMDPHHNTKDKAMFPK